A genome region from Oenanthe melanoleuca isolate GR-GAL-2019-014 chromosome 2, OMel1.0, whole genome shotgun sequence includes the following:
- the AKAP9 gene encoding A-kinase anchor protein 9 isoform X7, whose product MDSYRTYWASNLFSGLWTEGQEEDTYEVESRVPLPYPFPFTEHLDENNSVVVNTSIFHFSHKKNGHILKVVSKISLPTPPYSLEHAKITQTELMRESFKKQQEATEFIRYQEELQERLNEETKAREQLALELSKAEGLIDGYADEKAFLEKQLQEKIDVIDHLEQELLCTGNKLQELEAEQQQVQEEKELLSRQKDAMRAEAGPVEQQLLEETEKLMKEKIEVQRQAEKEYDDLQKQVKVLEVDLEEQVNRFIELEQEKNAELMDLRQQNQALEKQLEKTRKFLDEQAIDREHERDVFQQEIQKLEQQLKVPQRSQPVNEHQTREVEQLTNHLKEKTDKCSELLLSKEQLQRDVQERNEEIEKLECRIRELEQALIISADHLQKVEERKQFGTIIVKGELPLEVQLQAEREAVDRKEKEVTNLEEQLEQFREELENKNEEVQQLHMQLEIQRKESTTHLQELEQENKLFKDEMEILGLALQKSEDAAIKDHHLVAGRLAHIMQEKDQEIYHLHEQIAKLQQQLEVTTDNKVIEEQNEHIRELEAQIECLKSDQERVKKKNDEEVEQLNDVIDKLQQELAIIEQKIPTDTAGFQEDADSPKHILEAVLAEKEALEKQVENINAEASQTKHELEETKLKMSQLKQEISMLKKEYERKTEKYECALVQGSKSESEDRSSGKTEEMEGGLCQEIDLPGRSQLRTSDENARVTISKMEIQLQQLQACIKQKDSELCQCYYEIKDMKEQSKAEEETLKNRILELEKTLMEKVAAALVSQVQLNAVQEQRRFMQEIQEASKCVDEASKNAQTEGLSDRTENETESKLSFLTQRLSEMEDQLAMVNHSLELEKENVKVAQREATVKEERFLELQQLLEEVKEKHKGEIQKYIKQEEMRTYQIEAKLMESKKEKVLITELEQVKEEAAAAKEELSSYREKAEKLQQELAVKEASVIHLQEDLCKLKENLAQAEEKLASYLRKDKEMVKTESKKDVEISCDLSASDSALTGNSSSSQTDKTVEISLVLVKNAESQTDFQNGCSSDEIAEIVREFTEKIDQMQELHAAEIMDMETRHISESEALKREKFVAVQVLTEECTSLKEVIETLQAKERIPVSGLAPSPAHQARDGGSSDSSSDWSQGMYLAQTQGSDTISEGIDEGETSTDLLPKKIKGLLRAVHHEGIQVLSLTEFPYSEKDLSPHKQEPESWLEERKAFLSTISSLKDLIAKMQVHREAEIYASTESPEGVSDWRGELLHAIQQLFVREQNVLLAAFQTELAEMGTRDAVMLMNQLEHRLQEQATKQRAAMECLQNADRRSLLMEIQVLHAQMNSKKSNPKREQEIDSKSKEMLEYNMQQKQLQILEMQVELRSMKDRAAELQEHLNSERMMGAELKNELAQAKLELEATLKAQHKHFKDLETIRTEVQEKAAELDILKDTMAHEQKKSRELQWALEKEKAKMERNEERGREELEDLKFSLEDQKQKNLELSKLLEQEKQLSSDLQQKIESQEALSAAQLSRERGRNSELQVLLESEKVRALEISSALEREKELCAQLQSAEDKGQAGTPNPSEELLKELQRQMDEKHDRIVELVSEMEKYKLESVQVRQQMEKERQIQRQALQAEQDANIVVQKKLHELESKVEDLQWQLGEKKQEVHKLGNETKKLQEIIQVLQKKEQEDQGRKEAERTPSHNPNETTWDTPNDRTRNWVLQQKMEGAETNELTYRTLTGDLSAATEILGKVRQKLQNASPKLKQLAWKAASRLQFETADDQDFIAVQNAIEEVISELKILPGLSSLEELVLPPGTPSSSLTERLLRQNAELTGFVSRLSEEKNNLRNAVMKLEEELRRYQHRQPSADYSSRHSSDVGVNIDTLVASEKEIWNRERLSLQKSLKQADAELSKLRAELRSEAFLRELGSDTENAVLRRIYGKYLRAESFRKALIYQKKYLLLLLGGFQECEEATLALIARMGGQPSYTDLEIITHHSKGFTRFRSAVRVSIAISRMKFLVRRWQRVTGSGILTINRDVFSQNTGNELRPDSFSGGVDLYGEQRHSYRSRSGMESPRSPINFHHKLHGMHADLNPVSFTCPQLQNYDPERALTDYINRLEALQKRLGSVQSGSTSYTQLHMGIRR is encoded by the exons atGGATTCTTACCGCACCTACTGGGCATCTAATCTGTTTAGTGGTTTGTGGACTGAGGGCCAAGAAGAAGATACATATGAGGTTGAATCTCGTGTGCCTTTACCatatccttttcctttcacCGAGCACTTGGATGAGAATAATTCTGTAGTTGTAAATACTTCAATTTTTCACTTCAGCCACAAAAAAAATGGGCACATTTTAAAAGTTGTCTCTAAAATCTCCTTGCCTACACCTCCCTATTCA CTTGAACATGCAAAAATTACTCAGACAGAACTCATGCGAGAATCCTTCAAGAAGCAGCAAGAGGCCACAGAATTTATCAGGTATCAGGAAGAGTTACAAGAACGTCTCAATGAGGAAACCAaagccagagagcagctggctTTGGAGCTTAGTAAAGCTGAAG GCCTCATTGATGGTTATGCAGATGAGAAAGCATTTCTGGAAAAAcaactccaggaaaaaatagaTGTAATTGACCATCTAGAGCAAGAGCTGCTGTGTACAGGTAACAAATTGCAGGAGTTAGAGGCTGAACAGCAGCAGGTCCAGGAAGAAAAGGAGTTACTCTCCAGACAGAAGGACGCCATGAGAGCAGAGGCGGGGCCAGTAGAGCAGC AATTGctggaggaaacagaaaagctaatgaaggaaaaaattgaaGTACAACGTCAAGCTGAAAAAGAGTATGATGACCTTCAGAAGCAAGTTAAAGTCTTGGAAGTAGACTTGGAAGAACAGGTCAATCGTTTCATAGAGCTGGAACAAGAGAAGAATGCAGAACTAATGGACTTAAGGCAGCAAAACCAGGCCttggagaagcagctggagaaaacaagaaaatttctAGAT GAGCAAGCAATTGACCGAGAGCATGAGAGAGATGTATTCCAGCAAGAGATACAGAAGCTGGAACAACAGCTTAAGGTTCCACAGAGGAGTCAGCCTGTCAATGAACATCAAACCAGAGAG GTTGAACAGTTAACAAATCatctaaaagagaaaacagacaaaTGCAGTGAGCTTTTGCTCTCTAAGGAGCAGCTTCAGAGAGATGTACAAGAACGAAATGAAGAAATTGAGAAGCTGGAATGCAGGATAAGAGAACTGGAACAAGCCTTAATCATCAGTGCAGACCACTTGCAAAAG gtggaagaaaggaaacagtTTGGCACCATCATAGTAAAGGGAGAGTTACCTCTTGAAGTACAACTGCAAGCTGAACGAGAAGCTGtggacagaaaggaaaaggag GTCACGAACCTTGAGGAACAATTGGAGCAGTTTCGAGAGgagctagaaaataaaaatgaagaagttCAGCAATTGCACATGCAGCTAGAAATTCAGCGAAAGGAGTCCACTACACACTTGCAGGAACTTGAACAAGAGAACAAATTATTTAAG gatgaaatggaaatacTAGGACTAGCTCTCCAGAAATCTGAAGATGCCGCCATAAAGGACCATCATTTAGTGGCTGGGAGGCTCGCTCACATCATGCAAGAAAAGGATCAGGAAATATATCATCTTCATGAGCAAATAGCAAAACTGCAACAGCAACTTGAAGTCACAACTGACAACAAG gttaTTGAAGAGCAAAATGAGCATATACGGGAGCTTGAAGCCCAGATAGAATGTCTGAAAAGTGATCAAGAAcgtgtgaagaaaaaaaacgATGAGGAAGTAGAGCAGTTGAATGATGTAATTGATAAGCTTCAGCAAGAGCTGGCAATTATTGAACAAAAGATACCAACAGACACTGCTGGTTTTCAAGAAGATGCTGACAGTCCAAAACACATACTTGAAGCAGTTCTGGCAGAAAAGGAAGCTTTGGAAAAGCAAGTAGAAAACATAAATGCAGAGGCGTCTCAAACAAAGCATGAGCTTGAGGAAACAAAGTTAAAAATGAGCCAGTTAAAGCAAGAAATAAGTATGTTAAAAAAAGagtatgaaagaaaaacagagaaatatgAGTGTGCACTGGTCCAAGGTAGTAAGTCAGAATCAGAAGACAGGAGCAGtggaaaaactgaagaaatggaAGGAGGCTTATGTCAGGAGATAGACTTGCCAGGTCGGTCCCAGCTTAGGACTTCAGATGAGAATGCAAGAGTCACCATTAGCAAGATGGAGATACAACTGCAGCAACTTCAGGCATGCATTAAGCAAAAAGATTCAGAACTGTGCCAGTGCTACTATGAAATAAAAGACAtgaaagagcaaagcaaagctgaagAAGAAACACTTAAAAACAGGATATTAGAACTGGAAAAGACACTAATGGAGAAAGTTGCTGCTGCTCTCGTGAGTCAGGTTCAGCTAAATGCAGTTCAAGAGCAGAGAAGATTCATGCAGGAAATTCAGGAAGCTTCAAAGTGTGTGGATGAAGCAAGCAAGAATGCCCAAACAGAAGGTTTGAGTGACAGAACTGAAAATGAGACAGAATCAAAATTATCATTCTTAACACAGAGGCTTAGTGAGATGGAAGACCAACTGGCAATGGTAAATCATAGCCTGGagctagaaaaagaaaatgtaaaagttGCACAAAGGGAAGCTACTGTGAAAGAAGAGAGGTTCTTAGAGCTTCAGCAATTGTTAGAAGAGgttaaagaaaaacataaaggaGAGATTCAGAAATATATTAAGCAAGAAGAAATGCGGACATATCAG ATAGAAGCAAAGCTCAtggaaagtaaaaaagaaaaagtgcttATTACTGAACTTGAACAAGTGAAAgaagaggcagctgctgctaaGGAAGAACTGAGCAGTTACcgagaaaaggcagaaaaacttCAGCAAGAGCTAGCA GTAAAAGAGGCAAGTGTGATACATCTTCAGGAAGACCTGTGCAAACTCAAAGAGAACCTGGCTCAAGCAGAAGAGAAGCTTGCAAGTTACCTGAGAAAGGACAAAGAAATGGTGAAAACTGAAAGCAAGAAGGATGTAGAAATATCGTGTGATTTGTCAGCCAGTGACTCTGCTCTAACTGGAAACAGCTCCTCATCACAAACAGACAAGACTGTGGAAATCTCACTGGTCCTTGTTAAAAACGCAGAAAGCCAAACTGATTTCCAAAATGGATGCTCTTCAGATGAGATTGCAGAGATTGTAAGagaatttactgaaaaaatCGACCAAATGCAGGAACTCCACGCTGCTGAAATCATGGACATGGAGACAAGGCATATCTCTGAATCTGAAGCATTAAAGAGAGAGAAGTTTGTGGCAGTACAAGTACTGACTGAAGAATGTACTTCTTTAAAGGAAGTCATAGAAACATTACAAGCCAAAGaa AGAATCCCAGTTTCTGGATTAGCACCTTCTCCAGCACATCAAGCTAGAGATGGAGGTTCTAGTG ACTCCAGTTCAGACTGGAGTCAAGGAATGTATCTTGCTCAGACCCAGGGATCTGACACAATATCTGAAGGAATAGATGAAGGTGAAACATCAACAGATTTACttccaaaaaaaattaag GGTTTGCTGAGAGCAGTCCACCATGAGGGCATACAGGTTCTGTCTCTCACTGAGTTTCCATATAGTGAAAAAGATCTGTCACCTCATAAGCAAGAGCCAGAATCTTGgctagaagaaagaaaagctttcctAAGCACCATCTCATCTTTGAAAGACCTAATTGCAAAAATGCAAGTTCATAGAGAAGCTGAG ATCTATGCAAGTACTGAATCTCCTGAAGGTGTCTCAGACTGGCGAGGAGAACTTCTGCATGCCATTCAACAGCTTTTCGTGAGGGAACAAAATGTTCTTCTTGCTGCATTTCAAACTGAACTTGCAGAAATGGGCACAAGAGATGCAGTGATGTTGATGAATCAGTTAGAGCACAGACTTCAAGAGCAG GCTACTAAACAGAGAGCAGCAATGGAGTGTCTTCAGAATGCAGACAGAAGAAGTTTGCTGATGGAGATTCAAGTATTACATGCTCAGATGAACAGTAAGAAAAGTAACCCAAAGAGAGAACAAGAGAttgattcaaaaagcaaag AAATGCTGGAGTATAATATGCAGCAGAAGCAGTTGCAAATTCTGGAAATGCAAGTGGAGCTCCGGAGTATGAAGGACCGAGCAGCAGAACTTCAGGAGCATCTGAATTCAGAGAGGATGATGGGTGCAGAGCTGAAGAATGAACTTGCACAAGCCAAACTAGAGCTTGAAGCAACCCTTAAAGCACAGCACAAGCACTTCAAGGACCTAGAAACCATCAG GACTGAAGTccaagaaaaagcagctgagctggatATTCTTAAGGATACAATGGCCCATGAACAGAAAAAATCAAGAGAGCTACAGTGggctttggaaaaagaaaaagctaaaatgGAACGCAatgaggaaagaggaagagaagagctTGAG gaCTTAAAATTTTCTCTTGAAGATCAAAAACAAAAGAACTTAGAGTTAAGTAAACTTCTAGAGCAAGAGAAGCAGCTGTCAAGTGATCTGCAACAGAAAATTGAATCCCAAGAAGCActcagtgctgcccagctgtCACGTGAGCGAGGCCGTAATTCTGAGTTGCAGGTGCTTCTTGAATCAGAGAAGGTTCGAGCTCTCGAAATAAGCAGTGccctggaaagggaaaaagagctgtgtgctcagcttCAAAGTGCTGAAGATAAGGGGCAAGCTGGAACACCTAATCCATCTGAGGAATTGCTTAAAGAGCTACAGAGGCAAATGGATGAAAAGCATGACCGTATAGTGGAGTTAGTAAGTGAGATGGAGAAGTATAAACTGGAATCTGTGCAAGTGAGACagcaaatggaaaaagagaggCAGATCCAGAGGCAAGCATTACAAGCAGAACAAGATGCTAACATAGTAGTACAGAAGAAACTCCATGAATTGGAGTCCAAAGTAGAAGACCTTCAGTGGCAACTTGGAGAAAAGAAGCAAGAAGTTCATAAATTAGGGAATGAAACAAAGAAGTTGCAGGAAATAATCCAAGTTCTacagaaaaaagagcaagaGGATCAAGGAAGAAAGGAAGCTGAAAGGACACCAAGCCACAACCCAAATGAG ACTACCTGGGACACACCCAATGACAGAACAAGAAATTGGGTTCTCCAGCAGAAAATGGAAGGAGCTGAGACAAATGAGTTGACTTACCGCACACTTACAGGAGATCTCTCTGCTGCTACTGAAATTCTGGGAAAAGTCAGACAAAAGCTGCAAAATGCATCTCCAAAGCTGAAGCAGTTGGCTTGGAAAGCTGCTAGCAG ATTGCAGTTTGAAACAGCAGATGATCAAGACTTCATTGCAGTACAAAATGCTATTGAAGAAGTTATTTCAGAACTGAAAATACTGCCTGGATTGTCAAGTCTGGAAGAG cTGGTGCTGCCGCCAGGGACTCCATCCAGCTCACTGACTGAGAGGCTGCTGAGGCAAAATGCTGAGCTGACAGGCTTTGTCAGCAGACTGAGTGAAGAGAAGAATAATTTGAGGAATGCTGTTATGAAACTGGAGGAAGAACTGAGAAGATACCAGCACAGACAACCTTCTGCAGACTAT TCTTCTAGGCACTCATCAGATGTTGGAGTGAATATTGATACTCTTGTTGCTTCTGAGAAGGAAATTTGGAACAGAGAAAGGCTGTCACTTCAGAAATCTTTGAAACAAGCTGATGCAGAACTCTCCAagctgagagctgagctcaggagTGAGGCTTTCCTCAGAGAACTGGGATCAGAtactgaaaatgctgttttgagg AGAATTTATGGCAAATACCTACGAGCAGAGAGCTTTCGGAAAGCTCTCAtatatcagaaaaaatatttgctgctgCTACTAGGAGGATTCCAGGAGTGTGAAGAAGCCACACTGGCCCTCATAGCACGGATGGGAGGACAGCCTTCCTACACAGACCTTGAAATCATCACACATCATTCAAAGGGTTTTACACGATTTCGCTCTGCAGTCAGAGTGTCCATTGCAATTTCAAG aatgaaGTTCCTGGTTCGTCGATGGCAGAGAGTTACAGGTTCTGGTATTCTGACTATCAATAGGGATGTCTTTAGCCAGAACACAG GTAATGAATTACGGCCTGATTCATTCTCTGGTGGCGTGGATCTTTATGGAGAGCAGAGGCATTCCTATAGATCCAGGTCAGGCATGGAATCTCCTAGATCTCCTATAAACTTTCACCATAA GCTCCACGGGATGCATGCTGATTTAAACCCAGTGTCCTTCACCTGTCCTCAGCTGCAGAACTACGACCCCGAGAGGGCTCTGACCGATTACATCAATCGTCTGGAGGCGCTGCAGAAGCGGCTGGGCAGCGTGCAGTCAG